One Phaseolus vulgaris cultivar G19833 chromosome 11, P. vulgaris v2.0, whole genome shotgun sequence genomic window carries:
- the LOC137830908 gene encoding uncharacterized protein has translation MEASKKKGVAIKKTNDNWAFLEHIEAPMWVDLAVEAVSGGVGTGDDDDWFNTSHPFHQMSARELKSKFSQGEEILAPGIDLQGVNSPELPSSVSRSRGKHYNNKKWEGIDLNTLLDKQTGRSGLQQCSSFGQEVKPRLKPNVNRPKRALSGKFGLTFEPDARGKPESKVSCSKPVGSSSSDRKTGGSSARSTITSENTQKYTEVSSKPCDQKRSSSIRMVSFGKYCVTRKVSKIQPQKKCLEVSSQPCDQKSRSSSVISVRRSYVSGKNSKVKIGDDSTQSRGRKSSSGKSSLGSCSNTSHEVKPVSRHQREKITDEKGGVTINRTIKNRCKPGETSKAFAISAEEAKSGNRKGSSINFAKPTYHRTAKSLVQYPSTGSKALLQHAVNKENICMDGTKEKPRTTKINSLTVKGKGNVTVDQKCIARGVFAGRPVRSHRTTEHNLQKGDKAGSTALTNSGKSTNEREAKNPVNLARRIYYAR, from the exons ATGGAAGCTTCTAAGAAGAAAGGGGTTGCGATCAAGAAGACCAATGATAACTGGGCTTTTCTg GAGCATATTGAAGCACCTATGTGGGTGGATTTGGCAGTTGAAGCTGTATCTGGTGGTGTAGGCAC aggtgatgatgatgattggtTCAACACAAGTCATCC ATTCCACCAAATGTCTGCTCGAGAGTTAAAATCCAAGTTTTCTCAGGGCGAGGAGATATTGGCACCAGGAATTGATTTGCAAGGAGTAAATTCGCCTGAGCTTCCTTCTTCGGTCTCGAGATCTAGAGGCAAACACTACAACAACAAGAAGTGGGAAGGTATTGATCTGAATACTTTGTTAGATAAACAGACGGGTAGGAGTGGCTTACAACAATGTTCAAGCTTTGGCCAAGAAGTGAAACCCAGATTAAAACCAAATGTGAACAGGCCAAAAAGAGCATTGAGTGGGAAGTTTGGATTGACTTTTGAACCCGATGCCAGAGGAAAACCCGAGTCAAAGGTTAGTTGTAGCAAACCAGTGGGTAGTTCAAGTTCTGACCGCAAGACAGGTGGAAGCTCTGCAAGAAGCACAATTACATCTGAGAACACTCAGAAATATACGGAGGTGTCTAGCAAACCATGTGATCAGAAAAGAAGTTCATCAATTAGGATGGTTAGTTTTGGGAAATATTGTGTTACAAGAAAAGTCTCAAAAATTCAGCCACAAAAGAAATGTTTGGAGGTAAGTAGTCAACCATGTGATCAGAAAAGTAGAAGTTCATCCGTTATTAGCGTTAGGAGAAGTTATGTTTCAGGAAAGAATTCAAAAGTGAAGATAGGTGATGATAGCACGCAATCAAGGGGCCGTAAATCATCTTCTGGGAAGTCTAGTCTTGGTTCATGTTCAAACACAAGTCATGAAGTTAAGCCTGTATCAAGGCATCAAAGAGAGAAAATCACAGATGAGAAAGGTGGGGTGACAATTAATCGTACAATCAAGAATCGTTGCAAGCCAGGTGAAACATCGAAGGCATTTGCCATATCAGCCGAGGAAGCTAAATCTGGTAACAGAAAGGGAAGTAGCATCAATTTTGCCAAGCCAACTTACCATCGAACAGCAAAGTCATTG GTCCAATATCCGTCTACAGGTTCAAAGGCATTGTTACAACACGCAGTGAATAAAGAAAACATTTGTATGGATGGTACCAAGGAGAAACCAAGAACTACCAAGATTAATAGTTTGACAGTCAAGGGAAAAGGCAATGTGACAGTGGATCAGAAATGCATTGCAAGAGGTGTTTTTGCAGGGAGGCCTGTTAGAAGTCATAGAACTACTGAACACAACCTACAAAAAGGAGACAAAGCAGGATCAACTGCTTTGACAAATAGTG GAAAGAGCACCAATGAACGTGAGGCAAAGAACCCAGTTAATCTAGCCAGAAGGATTTACTACGCTAGATGA
- the LOC137839135 gene encoding uncharacterized mitochondrial protein AtMg00810-like, which produces MGELSFFLGLQVKQSKDDIFLSQSKYCKEILKKFEMEKCKEATTPMSTSCYFDVDLVGAIVDQTKYKGLIGSFLYLTASKSDIIFAVCLCARFQSNPKLPREY; this is translated from the coding sequence atgggagaGTTGTCCTTCTTCTTGGGACTGCAGGTCAAACAATCTAAGGATGACATCTTTCTAAGTCAAtccaagtattgcaaggagatccttaaaaagtttgagatggagaaATGCAAAGAGGCAACTACACCAATGTCCACAAGCTGCTACTTTGATGTGGATTTGGTTGGAGCAATAGTGGATCAAACCAAATACAAGGGATTGATTGGATCCTTTCTTTATCTCACTGCTAGTAAGTCAGATATCATATTTGCAGtttgtctttgtgcaagatttCAATCTAATCCAAAGCTGCCAAGAGAATACTGA